A window of the Burkholderia sp. 9120 genome harbors these coding sequences:
- the cyoE gene encoding heme o synthase, with amino-acid sequence MDSTTLSQTPGSRVSQYLALTKPRVTQLAVFCAVIGMFLSTPGMVPWTKLIGGTVGIWLLAGAAFAINCLVEQKIDAKMRRTSWRPSARGEITTLQILSFSAVLGGLGMWTLYTFANPLTMWLTLATFVGYAVIYTLLLKPATPQNIVIGGASGAMPPALGWAAVTGHVPGDAWILVLIIFVWTPPHFWALALYRRKDYENAGLPMLPNTHGEQYTRLHILLYSVILFAVTMMPFISGMSGVVYLAAAVLLGALFLAYAWKIYREYSDDLARKMFRYSIVYLSLLFAALLIDHYARVLIGA; translated from the coding sequence ATGGACAGCACAACACTCTCCCAAACGCCCGGTAGCCGGGTCTCCCAGTATCTCGCCCTGACGAAACCGCGCGTCACGCAACTCGCCGTGTTCTGCGCCGTCATCGGTATGTTTCTGTCTACGCCCGGCATGGTGCCGTGGACCAAGCTGATCGGCGGCACTGTCGGTATCTGGCTGCTGGCCGGCGCCGCGTTCGCGATCAACTGTCTCGTCGAACAGAAAATCGACGCGAAGATGCGGCGCACGTCATGGCGTCCGTCGGCACGCGGCGAAATCACCACCCTGCAAATCCTGTCGTTCTCCGCCGTACTCGGCGGGCTCGGCATGTGGACGCTCTACACGTTTGCGAATCCGCTGACCATGTGGCTCACGCTGGCCACTTTCGTCGGCTATGCGGTTATCTATACGCTGTTGCTCAAGCCGGCCACGCCGCAGAACATCGTGATCGGCGGCGCTTCGGGTGCCATGCCGCCGGCGCTCGGTTGGGCCGCGGTCACCGGTCACGTGCCGGGCGACGCATGGATTCTCGTGCTGATCATTTTCGTGTGGACGCCGCCGCATTTCTGGGCGCTCGCGCTGTATCGCCGCAAAGACTACGAAAATGCCGGCCTGCCGATGCTGCCGAACACGCACGGCGAGCAGTACACGCGCCTGCATATTCTGCTGTACTCGGTGATCCTGTTCGCGGTCACGATGATGCCGTTCATCTCCGGCATGAGCGGCGTGGTGTACCTCGCGGCCGCTGTGCTGCTCGGCGCCCTATTCCTTGCGTACGCCTGGAAGATCTACCGGGAGTACTCGGACGATCTGGCGCGCAAGATGTTCCGTTATTCGATCGTCTATCTGTCGCTGCTGTTCGCCGCGCTGCTGATCGACCACTATGCGCGCGTCCTGATCGGCGCGTAA
- a CDS encoding COX15/CtaA family protein has translation MFVLQLALIGLCIALLPLSYVWVKADDNKFRKLVWLTTFLTLDLVMFGGFTRLTDSGLGCPDWPGCYGTSSPFIAHAAISAAHQLMPTGPVSLTKAWIEMIHRYFAMAIGVLIIAQTIIAWTARIKRRPLHVSPWWPTSLLLLILVQGAFGAWTVTMKLQPIIVTTHLLLGLALLGTLGWLAARQTPLPAYEPEAARWRVAALAGLVLLVAQIALGGWVSTNYAVLACTDFPTCNGQWVPPMDFAHGFHLWRALGMTGDGEMITQDALVAIHWTHRTFAIVVVAYLVWFALKLRRFESLRRPANGVLLVVLIQFITGLSNIVLQWPLPIAVAHNGGAAILLLLLVMLNFRIAYSRPGRAALPARDAAPA, from the coding sequence ATGTTCGTACTGCAACTGGCCTTGATCGGCTTATGTATCGCGTTGTTGCCGCTGTCCTATGTGTGGGTCAAGGCCGACGACAACAAATTCCGCAAGCTGGTCTGGCTCACCACTTTCCTGACGCTCGATCTGGTGATGTTCGGCGGCTTCACGCGCCTCACCGATTCCGGGCTTGGCTGTCCCGACTGGCCGGGCTGCTACGGCACGTCGTCGCCGTTTATCGCGCATGCGGCGATCAGCGCGGCGCATCAGTTGATGCCCACCGGGCCGGTGAGTTTGACGAAGGCCTGGATCGAGATGATCCACCGTTACTTTGCGATGGCGATCGGCGTGTTGATCATCGCGCAGACGATCATTGCGTGGACCGCGCGTATCAAGCGCCGTCCGCTGCATGTGTCGCCGTGGTGGCCGACTTCGCTGCTGCTGCTGATCCTCGTGCAGGGTGCGTTCGGCGCATGGACCGTGACGATGAAGCTGCAACCGATCATCGTCACGACCCACCTGCTGCTCGGTCTCGCGCTGCTCGGCACGCTCGGCTGGCTGGCCGCGCGGCAAACGCCGCTGCCCGCCTACGAGCCCGAAGCCGCGCGCTGGCGCGTCGCGGCGCTCGCCGGCCTCGTGCTGCTGGTCGCGCAGATCGCGTTGGGCGGCTGGGTCAGCACGAACTACGCGGTGCTCGCCTGTACCGACTTCCCGACCTGCAACGGCCAATGGGTCCCGCCGATGGACTTCGCGCATGGCTTTCACCTGTGGCGCGCGCTCGGCATGACCGGCGACGGCGAGATGATCACGCAGGACGCGCTGGTCGCGATCCACTGGACGCATCGCACGTTTGCGATCGTGGTGGTCGCGTATCTGGTCTGGTTCGCGTTGAAACTGCGCCGTTTCGAGTCGCTGCGACGGCCGGCGAATGGCGTGCTGCTGGTGGTGCTGATCCAGTTCATCACCGGGTTGTCGAATATCGTTCTGCAATGGCCGTTGCCCATTGCAGTGGCGCATAACGGGGGGGCCGCGATCCTGCTGCTTCTGCTCGTTATGTTAAACTTTCGGATCGCTTATAGCCGTCCCGGCCGCGCCGCGCTTCCTGCGCGCGATGCCGCGCCAGCGTGA
- a CDS encoding cytochrome C oxidase subunit I: protein MPGQPNGKGSWQRGRWILLLLAVICAAPIAVSYFTYYVIKPTGGGTSYGTLVEPQRPIPDSLTVTGEDGKPLKLESLRGKWLMISVDNSACDKACVTKLYFMRQIRTAQGPERERVVQVWLRTDAGNVGDVIQKAYPDTDMLIADPAQVSAWLPTDTGTQVTDHIYLVDPNGNLMMRFPKDPNPSKIKGDVTKLLKWSSIG from the coding sequence ATGCCGGGCCAACCCAACGGCAAGGGCTCATGGCAACGTGGCCGCTGGATCCTGCTGCTGCTGGCGGTGATCTGCGCGGCGCCGATCGCCGTGTCGTATTTCACTTACTACGTGATCAAGCCGACCGGCGGCGGCACGAGTTACGGCACGCTGGTCGAGCCCCAGCGGCCGATTCCAGACTCGCTGACGGTCACCGGTGAAGACGGCAAGCCGCTCAAGCTCGAGTCGCTGCGCGGCAAGTGGCTGATGATCTCGGTCGACAACAGCGCGTGCGACAAAGCCTGCGTCACGAAGCTGTACTTCATGCGACAAATCCGCACAGCTCAGGGCCCGGAACGCGAGCGCGTCGTGCAAGTGTGGCTGCGCACGGATGCAGGCAATGTCGGTGACGTGATACAAAAGGCGTATCCCGACACCGACATGCTGATCGCCGATCCGGCCCAGGTCTCCGCCTGGTTGCCGACCGACACCGGCACCCAGGTGACCGACCACATTTATCTGGTCGATCCGAACGGCAATCTGATGATGCGTTTCCCGAAAGATCCGAACCCGAGCAAGATCAAGGGCGACGTGACCAAGCTGCTCAAATGGTCGAGCATCGGCTGA
- a CDS encoding SURF1 family protein: MKFRLIPALLILLVIVVTVRLGFWQRDRAHQKEALEAHISQFENAPAQTLSGTPVALKDIEFHRVKARGSFVADKVVYLDNRPYNDQPGFYVVMPFKLADGGYVLVNRGWLPRNMNNRETIAPYSTPQGEIQIEGIARADATRAFELGQGGSAEHQLIRQNLDTAAYAAETGLPLQPFVIQQLSDDGDKLVRDWPAPDNGVERNYGYMFQWWGMAAAALVFGLYAARRAGRKAPVSGV; the protein is encoded by the coding sequence ATGAAATTCCGCCTCATTCCCGCGCTGCTGATTCTGCTGGTGATCGTGGTGACGGTGCGACTCGGTTTCTGGCAGCGCGATCGTGCGCATCAGAAAGAAGCGCTCGAGGCGCACATCTCGCAGTTCGAGAACGCGCCCGCGCAGACGCTGAGCGGTACGCCGGTGGCACTGAAGGACATCGAATTTCATCGGGTGAAAGCGCGTGGCAGTTTCGTCGCGGACAAGGTGGTCTACCTCGATAATCGTCCGTATAACGATCAGCCGGGCTTTTACGTCGTGATGCCTTTTAAACTGGCCGACGGCGGCTACGTGCTGGTCAATCGTGGCTGGCTGCCGCGCAACATGAATAATCGGGAAACCATCGCGCCGTACAGCACGCCGCAGGGCGAGATCCAGATCGAAGGCATTGCGCGGGCGGATGCCACGCGCGCGTTCGAGTTGGGGCAGGGCGGCTCGGCCGAGCATCAGTTGATCCGTCAGAATCTGGATACCGCCGCGTACGCCGCGGAAACCGGGCTGCCGTTGCAACCGTTCGTGATCCAGCAATTGAGCGACGACGGCGACAAGTTGGTGCGCGATTGGCCCGCGCCGGACAACGGCGTCGAGCGCAATTACGGCTACATGTTCCAGTGGTGGGGCATGGCCGCCGCCGCGCTGGTGTTCGGTCTGTATGCCGCGCGCCGGGCGGGCAGAAAAGCCCCGGTGTCCGGCGTATAA
- a CDS encoding twin transmembrane helix small protein → MHILVPIAFVLIIASMVSALYFMMHDKGKTKRMVWSLATRVGLSISLFLFILFAHWMGWIQSTGIPYGR, encoded by the coding sequence ATGCACATTCTCGTTCCCATCGCCTTCGTCCTGATCATCGCCAGCATGGTGTCGGCGCTGTATTTCATGATGCATGACAAGGGCAAAACCAAGCGGATGGTCTGGTCGCTCGCCACGCGGGTGGGTCTGTCGATCTCGTTGTTCCTGTTCATCCTGTTCGCTCACTGGATGGGCTGGATTCAGTCGACCGGCATTCCCTACGGGCGCTGA
- a CDS encoding cytochrome c oxidase subunit 3, with translation MSGQNESPYYFVPHPSRHPISAAAGLLVMLGSLAAWINDHDWAPIGVVVGLLWLLFTLWHWFGDAIAESESGMYGKNVDKSYRWSMSWFIFSEVMFFGAFFGALFYAREIALHQLGSLDYKLIWPDFSAVWPNNGPAALVSTFKSMQPWPVPTINTALLLSSGATLTVSHHALREDHRKKAIIWLAATLVLGVCFLFLQAFEYFHAYNELNLTLSSGVYGSTFFLLTGFHGFHVFLGGTMLAVVLVRLIRGHFTAEHHFAFEGAAWYWHFVDVVWLGLYIVVYWL, from the coding sequence ATGAGCGGTCAAAACGAGAGCCCGTACTATTTCGTACCGCATCCGTCGCGGCATCCGATCAGCGCCGCTGCCGGGTTGCTGGTCATGCTCGGATCGCTTGCGGCCTGGATCAACGACCACGACTGGGCGCCGATCGGCGTGGTAGTCGGTTTGTTGTGGCTGCTCTTTACGCTGTGGCACTGGTTCGGCGACGCGATCGCGGAATCGGAAAGCGGCATGTACGGCAAAAATGTCGACAAGTCGTACCGCTGGAGCATGAGCTGGTTCATCTTCTCCGAAGTGATGTTCTTCGGTGCGTTCTTCGGCGCGTTGTTCTATGCGCGTGAAATTGCGCTGCATCAACTGGGCAGCCTCGACTACAAGCTAATCTGGCCGGACTTTTCGGCGGTGTGGCCGAACAACGGTCCGGCAGCGCTGGTCTCGACCTTCAAGTCGATGCAGCCGTGGCCGGTGCCGACTATCAATACCGCGCTGCTGCTGTCGTCGGGCGCGACGTTGACGGTCTCGCACCATGCACTGCGTGAAGATCATCGCAAGAAGGCGATCATCTGGCTGGCGGCTACGCTGGTGCTCGGCGTCTGCTTCCTGTTCCTGCAAGCCTTCGAGTACTTCCACGCGTACAACGAATTGAATCTGACGTTGTCGTCGGGCGTCTATGGATCGACCTTCTTCCTGCTGACGGGCTTCCACGGTTTCCACGTGTTCCTCGGCGGCACGATGCTGGCGGTGGTGCTGGTGCGATTGATTCGCGGCCACTTCACGGCGGAGCATCACTTCGCGTTCGAAGGCGCGGCGTGGTACTGGCACTTTGTGGACGTTGTGTGGCTCGGGCTGTACATCGTCGTGTACTGGCTGTAA
- a CDS encoding DUF2970 domain-containing protein — protein MSDNGSAPRKSSFGQSMRAVLWSFFGVRKRRDLEADATQLNPLHVIAAALICAAIFIGVLILVVRAVVG, from the coding sequence ATGAGCGATAACGGCAGCGCCCCGCGCAAGAGTAGTTTTGGTCAGTCGATGCGGGCCGTGCTCTGGTCGTTTTTCGGTGTGCGCAAGCGTCGCGATCTGGAAGCCGACGCCACGCAACTGAATCCGCTGCATGTGATCGCGGCGGCACTGATCTGCGCGGCCATTTTCATTGGCGTGCTGATCCTGGTCGTGCGCGCGGTGGTGGGCTGA
- a CDS encoding cytochrome c oxidase assembly protein: MSTQPPAQADRSFNRSMLIKLFVVALMMFGFGFALVPMYRAICQITGINNLVQRDATVREAKNTQVDMSRTISIEFDANARGPLGFKPEQRSLDVHPGEVTTVMYEVSNEQARTIQAQAIPSYAPKQATEYFKKIECFCFTQQTLTANQTRRMPVVFVVDPKLPKDVKTITLSYTFFELNTPAAATAGSATPTADTANTAATTANPA, encoded by the coding sequence ATGTCGACGCAACCGCCGGCTCAGGCCGACCGCTCTTTTAACCGTTCGATGCTGATCAAGCTGTTCGTCGTCGCGTTGATGATGTTCGGTTTTGGTTTCGCGCTGGTGCCCATGTACCGCGCGATCTGCCAGATCACCGGCATCAACAACCTCGTGCAGCGTGATGCCACGGTGCGCGAGGCGAAGAACACGCAGGTCGACATGAGCCGCACGATTTCGATCGAATTCGATGCGAACGCGCGCGGCCCGCTGGGTTTCAAGCCGGAGCAGCGCAGTCTCGACGTGCATCCGGGCGAAGTGACCACCGTGATGTACGAGGTCAGCAACGAACAGGCGCGCACGATTCAGGCGCAAGCCATTCCGAGCTACGCGCCGAAGCAGGCAACCGAATACTTCAAGAAGATCGAATGTTTTTGCTTTACGCAGCAGACGTTGACGGCGAATCAGACGAGGCGGATGCCGGTGGTGTTCGTGGTCGATCCGAAGCTGCCGAAAGACGTGAAGACGATCACGTTGTCGTACACGTTTTTTGAATTGAACACGCCGGCTGCGGCAACGGCCGGAAGCGCCACACCCACGGCTGACACGGCCAACACGGCGGCAACCACCGCCAATCCCGCCTGA
- a CDS encoding cytochrome oxidase small assembly protein, with protein sequence MTRNPQERRSPEQIRAGNRRIGWVMFVIAAVFFASVIIKQRFFT encoded by the coding sequence ATGACGCGCAATCCACAGGAAAGACGATCGCCGGAGCAGATTCGCGCGGGCAACAGGCGGATAGGTTGGGTGATGTTCGTCATCGCGGCGGTCTTTTTCGCGAGCGTCATCATCAAGCAGCGCTTCTTCACCTGA
- the ctaD gene encoding cytochrome c oxidase subunit I — protein MSSIGHDVTAGHEHVHGDHAHETPHGWRRWLFATNHKDIGTLYLIFSFTMFLSGGVMALMIRAELFEPGLQIMRPEFFNQLTTMHGLIMVFGAIMPAFVGFANWMIPLQIGASDMAFARMNNFSFWLLPVAAVLLVGSFFAPGGATAAGWTLYAPLSTQMGPGMDFAIFAIHLMGASSIMGGINIVVTILNMRAPGLTLMKMPMFVWTWLITAYLLIAVMPVLAGAITMVLFDRHFGTSFFNAAGGGDPVMYQHIFWFFGHPEVYIMILPAFGIVSQVIPAFSRKPLFGYSSMVYATSSIAILSFMVWAHHMFATGMPVTGQLFFMYATMLIAVPTGVKVFNWVATMWRGSLSFETPMLFAVGFLLVFTFGGLSGLMLAMAPLDIQYHGTYFVVAHFHYVLVAGSLFALFSGWYYWAPKWTGWMYNETRGKIHFWASMFFFNLAFLPMHFVGLAGMPRRYADYPAQFTDWNQVISIGAFGFGLAQVYFLFAVALPAYRGGGELEKAGDKPWDGATGLEWTVPSPAPFHTFEHPPTVE, from the coding sequence ATGTCTAGCATCGGACACGATGTAACCGCGGGCCACGAGCACGTACACGGCGACCATGCCCACGAAACGCCGCATGGCTGGCGTCGTTGGCTGTTCGCAACCAATCACAAGGACATCGGTACGCTGTACCTGATCTTCTCGTTCACCATGTTCCTCTCCGGGGGCGTGATGGCGCTGATGATCCGTGCCGAACTGTTCGAACCGGGTCTGCAGATCATGCGTCCCGAGTTCTTCAATCAGCTGACCACCATGCATGGCCTGATCATGGTGTTCGGCGCGATCATGCCGGCCTTCGTCGGCTTCGCGAATTGGATGATTCCGCTGCAGATCGGCGCGTCGGACATGGCGTTCGCGCGTATGAACAACTTCAGCTTCTGGCTGCTGCCGGTGGCCGCTGTGTTGCTGGTCGGCTCGTTCTTCGCACCGGGCGGCGCGACCGCCGCGGGCTGGACGCTGTACGCGCCGCTCTCCACGCAGATGGGCCCGGGCATGGACTTCGCGATTTTCGCGATCCACTTGATGGGCGCTTCGTCGATCATGGGCGGGATCAACATCGTCGTGACGATCCTGAACATGCGCGCACCTGGCCTCACGCTGATGAAAATGCCGATGTTCGTCTGGACGTGGCTGATCACCGCGTACCTGCTGATCGCCGTGATGCCGGTTCTGGCAGGCGCGATCACCATGGTGCTGTTCGATCGCCACTTCGGCACGTCGTTCTTCAACGCGGCAGGCGGCGGCGACCCGGTCATGTACCAGCACATCTTCTGGTTCTTCGGGCACCCCGAGGTGTACATCATGATCTTGCCGGCGTTCGGGATCGTGTCGCAGGTGATTCCGGCGTTCTCGCGCAAGCCGCTGTTCGGCTATAGCTCGATGGTGTACGCAACCTCGTCGATCGCGATTCTGTCGTTCATGGTCTGGGCGCACCACATGTTCGCCACCGGCATGCCGGTGACGGGCCAGCTGTTCTTCATGTACGCGACGATGCTGATCGCCGTGCCGACCGGCGTGAAGGTGTTCAACTGGGTCGCGACGATGTGGCGCGGTTCGTTGAGCTTCGAAACGCCGATGCTGTTCGCGGTCGGCTTCCTGCTGGTGTTCACGTTCGGCGGTCTGTCCGGCCTGATGTTGGCCATGGCGCCGCTCGACATCCAGTATCACGGGACTTATTTCGTGGTCGCGCACTTCCACTACGTGCTGGTGGCGGGGTCACTCTTCGCGCTTTTCTCAGGCTGGTACTACTGGGCGCCGAAGTGGACCGGCTGGATGTACAACGAAACGCGCGGCAAGATCCACTTCTGGGCGTCGATGTTCTTCTTCAACCTCGCGTTCCTGCCGATGCACTTCGTCGGTCTGGCTGGCATGCCGCGTCGTTATGCTGACTACCCGGCACAGTTCACCGACTGGAACCAGGTCATCTCGATCGGCGCGTTCGGCTTTGGTCTGGCGCAGGTCTACTTCCTGTTCGCGGTTGCGCTGCCGGCCTACCGTGGCGGCGGCGAACTCGAAAAAGCCGGCGACAAGCCGTGGGACGGCGCAACGGGCCTCGAATGGACCGTGCCGAGCCCGGCTCCGTTCCACACGTTCGAACACCCGCCGACGGTCGAGTAA
- the coxB gene encoding cytochrome c oxidase subunit II — protein MENLGKEAMKTIKRALMGVLAMSGLLFAGAALAVGDVPGGPAVNEINLQPPATKIAEELFSLHMFMLVLCLVIFVGVFGVMFYSIFAHRKSKGHKASNFHESTTVEIIWTIVPFVIVVLMALPATKTVVAMKDTTNADLTVKVTGYQWKWGYDYVKGPGEGINFLSTLATPRAETDGRLPISTTYLQEVDNPLVVPVDKKIRIITTANDVVHSWYVPAFGVKQDAIPGFVRDTWFKADKTGTFRGFCTELCGKEHAFMPVVVEVLSADDYAKWVETQKAKMAASQDDPNKTYTMAELMERGGKVYTANCAVCHQPNGKGAGAFPALDGSKIANGPIAEHVSLVLKGKNAMPSWAPTLNDIEIASVITYERNSWGNHTGDILQPKQILDARNGKLPEGGNHLADAAGAGAAASGAEAASGAAAASGASGADAAAAGSDSAAATQAALPASIYFDTGKSTLPADAKAAVDAAAAFAKAHPDAKFTLSGFTDATGSADVNAKLAKTRAEAVRDALKAAGIAEDHIILKKPETITGGSDAKEARRVQISPAA, from the coding sequence ATGGAAAATTTGGGTAAGGAAGCTATGAAAACAATCAAGCGAGCCCTCATGGGTGTGCTGGCGATGAGCGGACTGCTTTTCGCCGGTGCCGCCCTGGCAGTGGGCGATGTTCCGGGCGGCCCTGCCGTCAACGAGATCAATCTCCAGCCGCCGGCGACGAAAATCGCTGAGGAGCTCTTCAGCCTCCACATGTTCATGCTGGTTCTGTGCCTGGTCATCTTCGTCGGCGTGTTCGGCGTGATGTTCTATTCGATCTTTGCGCACCGCAAATCGAAAGGCCACAAAGCTTCGAATTTCCACGAAAGCACCACCGTCGAAATCATCTGGACGATCGTACCGTTCGTCATCGTCGTGTTGATGGCGCTGCCGGCCACCAAGACCGTCGTCGCGATGAAAGACACCACGAATGCCGACCTCACCGTCAAGGTCACCGGCTATCAGTGGAAATGGGGCTACGACTACGTGAAGGGCCCGGGCGAAGGCATCAACTTCCTGTCCACGCTGGCCACGCCGCGTGCGGAAACCGATGGTCGCTTGCCGATTTCCACCACGTATCTGCAGGAAGTCGACAATCCGCTGGTCGTCCCGGTCGACAAGAAAATCCGCATCATCACCACCGCGAACGACGTGGTCCACTCCTGGTACGTGCCGGCTTTCGGCGTGAAGCAGGACGCGATCCCGGGTTTCGTGCGCGACACGTGGTTCAAGGCTGACAAGACCGGCACGTTCCGCGGCTTCTGTACCGAACTGTGCGGCAAGGAACACGCGTTCATGCCGGTGGTGGTCGAAGTGCTGTCCGCCGACGACTACGCGAAGTGGGTCGAAACGCAAAAGGCGAAAATGGCCGCCAGCCAGGACGACCCGAACAAGACCTACACGATGGCCGAGTTGATGGAGCGCGGCGGCAAGGTGTACACGGCGAACTGCGCGGTCTGCCACCAGCCGAACGGTAAGGGCGCGGGCGCATTCCCGGCGCTCGACGGCAGCAAGATCGCCAACGGCCCGATCGCCGAGCACGTCAGCCTGGTGCTGAAGGGCAAGAACGCAATGCCGTCGTGGGCGCCTACGCTGAACGACATCGAAATCGCTTCGGTGATCACGTACGAACGTAACTCGTGGGGCAACCACACCGGCGACATTCTCCAGCCGAAGCAGATTCTGGACGCCCGTAACGGCAAGCTGCCGGAAGGCGGCAACCATCTGGCCGACGCAGCAGGTGCCGGCGCAGCGGCAAGCGGCGCGGAAGCGGCGTCGGGCGCGGCGGCAGCATCGGGCGCTTCGGGCGCGGACGCAGCGGCAGCCGGCTCGGACAGCGCGGCGGCCACGCAAGCGGCGCTGCCGGCCAGCATCTACTTCGACACCGGCAAGAGCACGCTGCCGGCCGACGCGAAAGCGGCGGTCGACGCGGCCGCCGCTTTCGCGAAGGCGCATCCGGACGCGAAATTCACGCTGTCGGGCTTCACCGACGCAACCGGCTCCGCCGACGTCAACGCGAAGCTCGCGAAGACCCGCGCCGAAGCCGTTCGCGACGCACTGAAAGCAGCCGGCATTGCCGAAGACCATATTATTTTAAAGAAGCCAGAAACGATCACGGGCGGCAGCGACGCGAAAGAAGCCCGGCGTGTTCAGATCAGCCCGGCCGCCTGA
- a CDS encoding DUF2244 domain-containing protein, with protein sequence MEASDLLADSEPVLKDWTMKRNCSISPRQFVGFYVSLALFSLAIAFMLVLVGAWLVLPFTGIELLAVGIAFAIYARHAVDYERIRLFPNRLVIEQVSAEKLTQFEFNPRWVRIEPGATPRDQIKLVSRGQTIMIGQHLAQYRRAQFAGELRMWLTRC encoded by the coding sequence ATGGAAGCATCAGATCTGCTGGCGGATTCAGAACCAGTCCTCAAAGACTGGACCATGAAACGCAACTGTTCGATATCGCCGCGGCAGTTCGTCGGTTTCTACGTGTCGCTTGCGTTGTTCTCGTTGGCAATTGCTTTCATGCTGGTTCTGGTCGGCGCCTGGCTGGTGTTGCCGTTCACCGGTATCGAATTGCTGGCGGTGGGTATCGCGTTTGCCATATACGCGCGTCATGCTGTGGATTACGAGCGCATCCGGTTGTTTCCGAACCGGCTCGTGATCGAGCAGGTCAGCGCCGAGAAGCTCACGCAGTTCGAATTCAATCCGCGCTGGGTGCGGATCGAGCCGGGCGCAACGCCGCGTGACCAGATCAAACTGGTCTCGCGTGGCCAGACGATCATGATTGGGCAACATCTCGCGCAGTATCGGCGCGCGCAGTTCGCAGGTGAATTGCGTATGTGGCTCACGCGTTGTTAG
- a CDS encoding methyltransferase domain-containing protein — MSPTPAQSGRPAYDSRRLRRIFDRRAVTFDDVAFLPREIAQRMRERLDYIKVTPASVLDAGCGAGEDLPALRERFPEALVFGTDLSHGMLTRALHHDSGDTSWRRFLPASLGKALGARGPRFAQADFSALPFAAGAFEFIWSNLALHWHSRPDLVFPEWQRVLKVNGLLMFSTLGPDTLKELRGAYAEVEAAHGVASRKHVIDFVDMHDLGDMLVESGFEIPVMDQEVLTITYKSPESLLADVRRWGAYPFERAFEREASAGGAARRLHKALLAALEARRRADGTLALTFEVIYGHAWKAVPRTTAEGHGIVRIEDIGRSSSRNR; from the coding sequence ATGTCCCCAACTCCCGCTCAATCAGGCCGTCCGGCCTACGATTCACGGCGTCTCCGGCGCATTTTCGACCGCCGCGCGGTGACCTTCGACGACGTCGCGTTCCTGCCGCGCGAGATCGCGCAGCGCATGCGTGAGCGGCTCGATTACATCAAGGTCACGCCGGCCAGTGTGCTCGACGCCGGTTGCGGTGCGGGCGAAGACCTGCCCGCGCTGCGCGAGCGCTTCCCTGAAGCGCTGGTATTCGGCACCGACCTGTCGCACGGCATGCTGACCCGTGCGCTACACCATGACTCGGGCGACACGAGCTGGCGGCGCTTCCTGCCGGCTTCGCTCGGCAAAGCGCTCGGCGCCCGCGGTCCGCGCTTCGCGCAGGCCGACTTCTCGGCGCTGCCGTTCGCGGCCGGCGCCTTCGAATTCATCTGGTCCAACCTCGCGCTGCATTGGCACTCGCGGCCCGATCTCGTGTTTCCCGAGTGGCAGCGCGTGCTCAAGGTCAACGGCCTGTTGATGTTCAGCACGCTCGGCCCCGACACGCTCAAGGAATTGCGCGGCGCATACGCCGAGGTCGAGGCCGCGCACGGCGTCGCCTCGCGCAAGCATGTGATCGACTTTGTCGATATGCACGATCTGGGCGATATGCTGGTGGAGAGCGGCTTCGAAATTCCGGTGATGGATCAGGAAGTCCTCACCATTACCTATAAGTCGCCGGAGTCGCTGCTCGCGGACGTGCGTCGTTGGGGCGCCTATCCGTTCGAGCGCGCATTCGAGCGTGAAGCGTCCGCGGGCGGCGCTGCACGTCGGCTGCATAAGGCTTTGCTGGCGGCGCTCGAAGCGCGCCGGCGCGCCGACGGCACCCTCGCGCTGACCTTCGAGGTGATCTACGGACACGCATGGAAAGCCGTGCCGCGCACCACCGCCGAAGGTCACGGGATCGTGCGAATCGAGGACATCGGACGAAGCTCGTCGAGGAATCGTTGA